A window of the Citrus sinensis cultivar Valencia sweet orange chromosome 9, DVS_A1.0, whole genome shotgun sequence genome harbors these coding sequences:
- the LOC107174703 gene encoding organic cation/carnitine transporter 2-like: MEHSATPLIPVYQLGLDDQISPVVSLDEMIEQNLANLGLPQFIQVILISLLLIFESQQTFISVYTDEEPTWHCINNTTTCSSSSDICTLSKSAWAWDRSSDTTIISDWSLECAGSSILSGLPSSCFFIGCLLGGLALSTLGDSSSLGRKKLLFLSCFAMSITALATIFANNIWIYSTLRFVAGFFRAPIMTSVIVLLSKMVSKRWRGQVVIIGFTFFSFGLVSLPAVAYLNRGSSWKMLYVWTSIPSIVCCIIIYPFISESPRWLFIHGHEAEAMAVLKRLASRSNYQSDYGLESCCLSNMPPKAKNVIPKLDLYSSLKDLFNRKWALRRLLTIMALAFGIGVVYFGLLLGVGNLSFNIYLSLAFNGLLDIPAYLLTFILIERWSRKSSILTFCILSGTCSAICVAIGDEQEVLQIGLELASFFSACVAFNVLLVFGTELFPTCVRNSTTSLVRQAVNLGAAFSPVLISAGRQNEFLSFGVFGLVVFCFGFFVVFLPETIGVTLCDTLDQQEYFKTGGELC, from the coding sequence ATGGAGCACTCAGCTACTCCTCTTATCCCTGTTTATCAATTAGGCCTTGATGATCAAATCTCTCCAGTTGTTTCCCTTGATGAGATGATTGAACAAAATTTGGCAAATTTGGGGCTTCCGCAGTTCATACAAGTCATTCTCATATCACTCTTACTCATATTTGAATCTCAGCAAACATTCATTAGCGTCTACACCGATGAAGAGCCAACATGGCACTGCATAAACAACACAACAACTTGCAGCTCAAGCTCTGATATTTGTACTCTTTCAAAATCTGCGTGGGCTTGGGATCGCTCTTCTGACACAACAATCATATCGGATTGGAGCCTTGAATGCGCTGGCTCATCAATTCTCTCTGGCTTACCTTCGTCCTGCTTCTTTATTGGATGCTTGTTGGGTGGCCTTGCTCTTTCTACACTTGGTGACTCGTCATCTCTTGGGCGTAAGAAattgctttttctttcatgttttGCAATGTCTATTACTGCTTTAGCAACCATCTTTGCCAACAACATATGGATTTACTCAACCTTAAGATTCGTTGCCGGGTTCTTTCGGGCACCAATCATGACATCTGTAATTGTTTTGTTATCGAAAATGGTAAGCAAACGATGGCGAGGCCAAGTAGTAATCATTGGATTCACTTTCTTTTCATTTGGGTTGGTTTCCTTACCAGCCGTAGCTTATTTAAATAGAGGCTCTTCTTGGAAAATGCTTTATGTTTGGACTTCAATTCCATCAATTGTTTGTTGCATAATAATCTACCCCTTTATTAGTGAATCCCCTCGATGGCTTTTCATCCATGGGCATGAAGCTGAGGCTATGGCCGTACTCAAACGACTAGCATCACGGTCAAATTATCAATCTGATTATGGCTTAGAGTCATGTTGCTTATCAAACATGCctccaaaagcaaaaaatgtAATTCCTAAATTGGATCTTTACTCATCTCTCAAGGACTTGTTTAATCGAAAATGGGCATTACGAAGGCTACTAACGATTATGGCACTTGCTTTCGGCATTGGAGTTGTTTACTTTGGCTTATTATTGGGGGTTGGAAACTTAAGTTTCAATATATACTTAAGTCTTGCATTCAACGGCTTATTGGACATACCGGCATATCTTTTAACCTTTATCTTAATAGAAAGATGGAGCCGTAAAAGTTCAATTCTTACATTTTGTATACTAAGTGGGACATGTAGCGCAATTTGTGTCGCAATTGGTGATGAACAAGAAGTTTTACAAATTGGTCTTGAGCTAGCATCATTCTTTAGTGCATGTGTAGCGTTTAATGTACTGCTAGTGTTTGGGACAGAGTTGTTTCCGACTTGTGTGAGGAACTCAACCACGTCATTGGTGAGGCAAGCAGTTAACCTTGGTGCTGCCTTTAGCCCTGTGCTTATTTCTGCTGGGAGGCAAAATGAGTTTCTCTCTTTTGGAGTGTTTGGTTTAGTTGTATTTTGTTTTGGGTTCTTTGTGGTGTTTTTGCCTGAGACAATAGGCGTGACCCTTTGTGACACCTTGGACCAGCAAGAGTATTTCAAGACTGGAGGGGAACTATGTTGA
- the LOC102624480 gene encoding uncharacterized protein LOC102624480 translates to MSSKARRKQRWCTQTLTPLMEGPDPEMLEEGSKKESSWEVIREWFGIQKGISSGTNHNNFSMSLEGSSIPAKRQDLRLLLGVLGCPLAPIPLVNDPILRIHIKDIPIETSSAHYIIQQYLAATGCLKQQKRAKNMYATGTVKMVCCETEISSGKNVKSLGTRSGESGCFVLWQMLPGMWSLELVVGGNKVIAGSDGKTVWRHTPWLGTHAAKGPQRPLRRIIQGLDPKITASLFAKAQCLGEKRIGDDECFVLKVAADRAAVMERSEGPAEVIRHVLYGYFCQKSGLLIYLEDSHLTRVQTPENDTIYWETTIGSSIGDYSDVDGVLIAHQGRSIATVFRFGELSIQHSRTRMEEMWRIDDVVFNVPGLSMDYFIPPADIIDNEKSP, encoded by the exons ATGAGTTCAAAAGCTCGGAGGAAACAAAGATGGTGCACACAAACGCTTACTCCATTGATGGAAGGTCCTGATCCTGAAATGCTAGAAGAAGGAAGCAAGAAGGAGAGCTCATGGGAAGTGATTCGAGAATGGTTCGGAATTCAAAAAGGAATTTCTTCGGGGACTAATCATAATAACTTTTCCATGTCGTTAGAAGGTAGCAGTATTCCTGCTAAGAGGCAAGATTTAAGGCTTTTGCTAGGTGTCTTAGGCTGCCCATTAGCTCCTATTCCTCTTGTTAACGACCCAATTCTGCGCATCCATATCAAAGACATCCCCATT GAAACTTCGAGTGCACATTATATCATACAGCAATATTTGGCGGCCACGGGTTGCTTGAAACAACAAAAGCGTGCAAAAAATATGTACGCAACAGGAACAGTGAAGATGGTCTGTTGTGAGACGGAGATTTCTTCAGGAAAAAATGTGAAGAGCTTGGGGACTAGAAGTGGGGAAAGTGGGTGCTTTGTTCTTTGGCAAATGCTGCCGGGAATGTGGTCTCTTGAGTTGGTAGTCGGCGGCAACAAGGTCATCGCCGGCAGCGATGGCAAGACTGTTTGGCGACACACTCCTTGGCTCGGAACCCATGCAGCTAAAGGCCCTCAACGCCCTCTGCGTCGCATTATCCAG GGCCTAGATCCAAAGATCACAGCCAGCTTATTTGCAAAAGCACAATGCTTGGGGGAGAAGAGAATAGGAGATGATGAATGCTTTGTTCTAAAAGTTGCAGCAGATCGAGCAGCCGTTATGGAAAGAAGTGAGGGTCCAGCTGAAGTTATAAGGCATGTATTATACGGCTACTTTTGCCAAAAGAGTGGCCTATTGATATACTTAGAGGACTCACATCTCACCAGGGTACAGACTCCGGAAAATGACACTATTTATTGGGAAACAACTATAGGAAGTAGCATTGGTGACTACAGCGACGTCGACGGCGTGCTCATCGCACATCAAGGGCGGTCAATCGCCACCGTTTTCCGGTTCGGAGAGCTGTCGATACAGCATAGCAGAACCAGGATGGAAGAGATGTGGAGGATTGATGACGTTGTGTTCAATGTGCCAGGCCTTTCCATGGACTATTTCATTCCTCCTGCTGATATCATCGATAATGAAAAATCCCCATGA